In one window of Fulvia fulva chromosome 5, complete sequence DNA:
- a CDS encoding L-asparaginase 2-4, whose protein sequence is MAARVCFAFAAIAAASPLSWHVPRAIEYDLTTPVNATLPNITTFGTGGTIASQGTTSTQTVWYSVGLGILDLVNAQVSNVGSDSINQTILLELASKTNAELAKDDVSGVVVTHGTDTLEETAFFLDLVVNSSKPIVVAGAMRPATALSADGPLNLFQAVVLATASNAQDRGTMITLNDRIGSAFYTTKNNANSLDTFSSTEAGQLGFFTNQVPYFYYAPARPVGKPYSSLGNATGLPKVDVLYAHEDMDPELATIAVAGGAEGIVFAGVGAGGVSSVAQTAAENLLNATGVPIVASHRSADGFVPNDDTSFMVGSGF, encoded by the exons ATGGCTGCCCGTGTCTGCTTTGCATTCGCTGCAATCGCAGCAGCATCACCGTTATCATGGCACGTTCCCAGGGCAATTGAGTATGATCTGACCACGCCAGTCAACGCCACTCTTCCCAATATCACAACTTTTGGTACTGGAGGCACCATCGCCAGTCAGGGAACTACCAGCACGCAGACAGTTTGGTATTCCGTCGGCTTGGGAATCTTAGACCTCGTCAATGCC CAAGTCTCCAACGTTGGAAGCGACAGCATCAACCAGACCATCCTGCTGGAACTAGCCTCCAAGACCAACGCCGAGCTCGCCAAGGACGACGTCTCAGGAGTGGTGGTCACACACGGAACAGATACGTTGGAAGAGACAGCTTTCTTCCTCGATTTAGTCGTCAACTCCTCGAAGCCCATCGTCGTTGCCGGCGCCATGCGACCAGCCACAGCCCTCAGCGCCGACGGTCCCCTCAACCTCTTCCAAGCCGTGGTCCTTGCTACGGCGTCGAATGCGCAGGATAGGGGTACCATGATTACCCTCAACGACCGCATCGGTAGCGCCTTTTACACCACGAAGAACAACGCCAACTCTCTAGACACGTTTTCCAGCACAGAAGCCGGCCAGCTCGGCTTCTTCACCAATCAAGTGCCGTACTTCTACTATGCCCCTGCAAGACCAGTCGGAAAGCCATATTCCTCGCTCGGCAACGCTACAGGCCTGCCAAAAGTTGATGTACTATATGCACATGAAGATATGGACCCGGAACTCGCTACCATAGCCGTCGCAGGGGGTGCGGAGGGGATCGTCTTCGCTGGCGTAGGTGCTGGCGGCGTCTCTTCAGTGGCGCAGACCGCTGCAGAGAACTTGCTCAACGCTACTGGTGTGCCAATCGTGGCGAGTCACAGGAGTGCCGATGGCTTCGTGCCCAATGATGATACGAGTTTCATGGTCGGGAGTGGCTTTTAA
- a CDS encoding Zn(2)-C6 fungal-type transcription factor afumD → MSASPSGSSDPKSPSASMVRKTHTKSRKGCQQCKRRHVKCDETQPRCAACSRLDIVCTWAAPKTSTTSLTPPPSTPGSAAGAQAGASTPAGPWELDMESLKLLHFWTTHTSFTPAVKAEQIIYQTVMVELGFKYPFLLHAILAVSAIHKAVLGPANNEDLVYRSTCHMDVAVSELRRQIAFPDPVACSAVFGCAGLVVMHSLGLCQANPPKDPLGEMCHWIRLVHGSKATVQQNWIRLITSDMAPIVFSVDWSKTSGGDIQEIMDLETLIGQMCPKDSPAYDAHFKAIERLHVVFKNTHYYLRSGELNSVAITMSWVACLEDTWVNLVEERDPVALIIVAHFAVLMRLHEKTWFWKGWSRWTLDAIVTQLHEDYRPWIAWPIRQLQNGLEPTSDMNSPVDRSQTDTAMT, encoded by the exons ATGAGTGCCTCTCCGAGCGGCTCATCTGACCCCAAGTCACCGTCAGCAAGCATGGTTCGTAAGACACACACCAAGAGTCGCAAAGGCTGTCAACAATGCAAGCGACGACATGTAAAG TGCGACGAGACCCAGCCCAGATGTGCAGCGTGCTCAAGGCTAGACATTGTATGCACCTGGGCTGCACCGAAGACATCGACAACAAGCCTAACACCTCCGCCAAGCACACCTGGAAGCGCTGCAGGTGCTCAGGCAGGCGCCTCGACCCCGGCCGGCCCTTGGGAGCTGGACATGGAGTCACTCAAACTCTTGCACTTCTGGACAACGCACACCTCTTTTACTCCGGCAGTCAAAGCCGAACAGATAATCTACCAGACTGTCATGGTCGAGCTCGGCTTCAAATACCCCTTCCTTCTTCACGCCATCCTTGCTGTATCGGCAATACACAAAGCTGTACTTGGGCCTGCCAACAACGAGGACCTCGTGTACCGCTCAACTTGCCACATGGATGTAGCAGTCAGCGAACTTCGAAGACAGATCGCATTCCCCGATCCTGTCGCGTGCAGTGCAGTGTTTGGTTGCGCTGGCCTTGTGGTTATGCACAGTCTTGGCTTGTGCCAAGCCAATCCTCCAAAAGATCCGCTAGGCGAGATGTGCCACTGGATCCGCCTTGTGCATGGCTCCAAGGCAACAGTGCAGCAGAACTGGATCAGACTGATTACATCCGACATGGCGCCCATCGTGTTCAGCGTAGACTGGAGCAAGACATCTGGTGGAGACATCCAGGAGATCATGGATCTCGAGACCTTGATCGGTCAGATGTGCCCAAAGGATTCGCCTGCTTATGACGCTCATTTCAAGGCTATTGAGAGACTACATGTTGTCTTCAAGAATACTCACTACTATCTGCGTTCTGGCGAGCTCAACTCAGTGGCCATTACCATGAGCTGGGTGGCATGTCTGGAGGACACTTGGGTCAATCTGGTGGAAGAAAGAGATCCGGTGGCACTAATCATCGTCGCTCACTTCGCTGTCTTGATGCGGCTTCACGAGAAGACCTGGTTCTGGAAAGGCTGGAGTCGCTGGACACTCGATGCTATCGTGACCCAGCTTCACGAGGACTATCGACCCTGGATCGCCTGGCCAATACGACAACTACAGAATGGCCTCGAACCGACTTCCGACATGAACAGCCCCGTGGATCGCTCTCAAACCGACACTGCTATGACCTGA